A genome region from Gigantopelta aegis isolate Gae_Host chromosome 3, Gae_host_genome, whole genome shotgun sequence includes the following:
- the LOC121368591 gene encoding complement C1q tumor necrosis factor-related protein 3-like codes for MCVLAQLHPGEEFATKEDLRVLISRIQSQDAKIQSQETKIQSLEAQLKAKQDRTTLISFRAGFVHDPVPLKFSNGQIVIFDKVYLNDGNAYIAHSGMFHAPVSGLYIFTLHVLPSSSEMEFSIIKDGTPVAYMVSTSSGGTESIQTVIHLHKGQEVWIVKHWGGDTLRGYQLTTFSGFLLRTDDDNTLVSNGGSLVVG; via the exons ATGTGCGTTCTGGCTCAGCTACACCCTGGAGAAGAGTTTGCCACAAAGGAAGACCTAAGGGTCCTAATATCCAGAATCCAGTCTCAGGATGCCAAAATTCAATCACAGGAAACCAAAATTCAGTCACTGGAAGCACAATTAAAGGCAAAACAAG atCGCACGACGCTGATTAGTTTCAGAGCTGGATTTGTACATGATCCAGTCCCGTTAAAATTCAGCAACGGTCAGATCGTTATTTTCGACAAAGTTTACCTCAACGATGGCAACGCGTACATCGCACACTCGGGCATGTTTCACGCACCAGTTTCTGGACTGTATATATTTACTCTGCATGTTTTGCCATCGTCTTCAGAAATGGAATTTAGTATAATTAAAGATGGTACACCAGTAGCATACATGGTCTCCACTAGTTCGGGAGGAACGGAAAGCATCCAAACAGTGATACACCTTCACAAAGGGCAAGAAGTTTGGATTGTGAAGCACTGGGGTGGCGACACTTTACGTGGCTACCAGTTAACTACTTTCAGTGGCTTTCTCCTTAGAACTGACGATGACAACACTCTTGTTTCAAACGGAGGATCACTCGTCGTGGGATAG